In one Gadus morhua chromosome 7, gadMor3.0, whole genome shotgun sequence genomic region, the following are encoded:
- the LOC115546802 gene encoding zinc finger BED domain-containing protein 4-like, whose translation MKKAMRDLGVSSLGCFSHTIQLVVHDGLLSQRSVSDALASGRKIIGHFKHSPLATSRLETVQTGLGMPVKRLIQDVPTRWNSTFYMTASLLEQKSAISLYAADHQLPATLTASDWTLLEKINTLLAPFEEITKQISFATSTTSEVIPSVIVLKRLLAKQTTEDGGIKTMKATLLAAMGTRFQTVEAEPLYSVSTILDPRYKDRYFTSAESSKLARSALTQEVEKNEESSLQTTTTEAADPANKTPRMTAEPNTSSCFKFFVRGIPARACC comes from the exons ATGAAGAAGGCAATGAGGGACCTGGGAGTCTCCAGCCTGGGATGTTTCTCGCACACGATTCAACTCGTGGTGCACGATGGACTGCTGTCCCAGCGAAGTGTGAGCGATGCGCTGGCCAGTGGGAGAAAAATAATTGGGCACTTCAAACATTCCCCATTGGCCACATCAAGACTTGAAACTGTCCAGACGGGACTGGGAATGCCAGTCAAACGTCTGATCCAAGATGTTCCCACCCGCTGGAACAGCACCTTTTATATGACTGCGAGCCTGCTGGAGCAAAAGAGTGCCATCTCACTCTATGCTGCAGACCACCAGCTCCCAGCAACACTGACAGCAAGTGACTGGACCTTGCTGGAGAAAATCAACACTCTTCTGGCTCCATTTGAAGAGATCACAAAACAGATCAGCttcgccacctccaccacctcagagGTCATCCCCTCAGTCATCGTCCTGAAGCGTCTGTTGGCCAAACAGACCACAGAGGACGGCGGGATAAAAACAATGAAGGCGACACTTCTAGCAGCTATGGGCACAAGATTCCAGACCGTTGAGGCGGAGCCCTTGTACTCTGTTTCAACCATATTGGACCCACGTTACAAAGACAG ATACTTCACAAGTGCAGAGAGCAGCAAGCTTGCAAGAAGTGCACTGACCCAAGAGGTGGAGAAAAATGAGGAGTCATCACTGCAGACAACCACCACCGAGGCAGCAGACCCAGCCAATAAGACCCCACGGATGACAGCAGAGCCCAACACAAGCAGCTGCTTTAAGTTTTTTGTACGAGGAATTCCTGCAAGAGCATGCTGCTGA